Proteins encoded by one window of Palaeococcus ferrophilus DSM 13482:
- a CDS encoding TIGR04076 family protein: MERVVIRVVEVRGRCPVFKKGDRIVVEGPRVNLRETDALCTHAFASFLPHLVALRKGIKARELGLGRGEKAYVQCLDPGAPYTDGGTVIFEITVVRDEAEESVESGEGGNRGGGHDNRGS; this comes from the coding sequence ATGGAGCGGGTAGTAATCCGAGTTGTCGAAGTTAGGGGGAGATGCCCGGTCTTCAAAAAGGGGGACAGGATAGTCGTCGAGGGCCCCCGGGTGAACCTCAGAGAGACCGACGCCCTCTGCACCCACGCCTTTGCCTCCTTCCTTCCCCATCTCGTGGCCCTCCGAAAGGGTATTAAGGCGAGGGAGCTAGGCCTAGGCAGGGGAGAGAAAGCCTACGTCCAGTGCCTCGATCCCGGAGCACCGTACACAGACGGCGGGACGGTTATATTTGAGATAACGGTGGTGAGAGATGAAGCAGAAGAAAGCGTGGAGAGTGGTGAGGGAGGTAATAGAGGAGGCGGACATGATAATCGAGGTAGTTGA
- a CDS encoding DUF515 domain-containing protein codes for MSENIEEKIRRLRELGKSAAEPEPVVPAKPARVGKPPRRPSRIGSLRQKERRKRVLIGAMVITIIAIIIVAFVYTYMQNQEVKKLQSAKQAKLAEVNKYFTGNLSNDPVKAQLISQINAAKTVEEVNAIDVKGAYQRRVQELKAQEEQRKQQQLMEELNALKEQKKAEVEAAFTPLLAEPLPSDLKNEVISTLNSLEGTIDSATSKEEVGTVDPTPYLNDLWRKYYYYLIDSVPTDKVVLKKGSEKHIYTKVEAKYEISKVESYTELLQYEVTKAEMVRLALVLTRESVVNGYLEPGARVQLFAKNGSNVYVRIVDEGFVNAVLLPTQAGSISVSESQSDSSSYTNQASSSYSETSSSQESYQPGSQSLSNSESSTYSDQQTTGQTSTESSSASYTYSTNLAEILKALAAGKIVAGEDVQRTLDRYGWKLLDLEQATKMMVLDPNTPVLVIVEVPSELVPDILTYKNQLYVAEIVG; via the coding sequence GTGTCTGAGAATATTGAGGAAAAGATTAGGAGATTACGTGAGCTGGGTAAAAGCGCGGCGGAACCGGAGCCTGTTGTTCCTGCAAAGCCCGCCCGCGTCGGCAAACCTCCTCGCAGACCCTCCAGAATTGGAAGTTTAAGGCAGAAAGAGCGTCGTAAGAGGGTTTTAATCGGTGCCATGGTCATAACAATAATCGCTATAATCATAGTCGCTTTTGTGTACACTTATATGCAGAACCAGGAGGTCAAGAAGCTCCAGAGCGCAAAGCAGGCCAAACTCGCGGAGGTCAACAAGTACTTCACGGGCAACCTAAGCAACGACCCGGTTAAGGCCCAGCTGATATCGCAGATCAACGCCGCCAAAACCGTGGAAGAGGTGAACGCCATAGACGTCAAGGGCGCCTACCAGCGTAGAGTCCAGGAGCTGAAAGCGCAGGAAGAACAGAGAAAACAGCAACAGCTGATGGAGGAGCTGAACGCCCTCAAGGAGCAGAAGAAGGCGGAGGTTGAAGCTGCATTCACCCCCCTCCTCGCGGAGCCCCTACCCTCCGACCTGAAAAACGAGGTAATCTCGACCCTCAATTCCCTCGAGGGGACTATAGACTCCGCCACATCGAAGGAAGAAGTTGGCACGGTTGACCCGACCCCCTACCTCAACGACCTGTGGAGGAAGTACTACTACTACCTCATAGACTCCGTCCCGACGGACAAGGTGGTCCTCAAGAAGGGCTCGGAGAAGCACATCTACACCAAGGTCGAGGCCAAATACGAAATAAGCAAGGTTGAGAGCTACACCGAACTCCTCCAATACGAGGTCACGAAGGCCGAGATGGTGAGACTGGCCCTCGTTCTCACGAGGGAGAGCGTTGTAAACGGCTACCTTGAGCCTGGAGCGAGGGTGCAGCTGTTCGCCAAGAACGGGAGCAACGTTTACGTTAGGATAGTTGATGAGGGATTCGTGAACGCGGTACTCCTCCCAACCCAGGCGGGGAGCATCTCAGTCAGCGAGAGCCAGAGTGATTCCTCCTCCTACACCAACCAGGCCAGCAGCTCCTACTCCGAGACGAGCTCCAGCCAGGAGAGCTACCAGCCGGGAAGCCAGAGCCTTAGCAATTCGGAGTCATCAACCTACAGCGACCAGCAGACAACGGGGCAGACCTCAACGGAGTCCTCAAGCGCCTCCTACACCTACAGCACGAACCTCGCCGAGATACTAAAGGCGCTGGCCGCGGGTAAGATAGTGGCTGGGGAGGACGTACAGCGGACCCTCGACCGCTACGGATGGAAGCTACTCGACCTGGAGCAGGCCACGAAGATGATGGTCCTTGACCCCAACACCCCTGTACTCGTTATAGTGGAGGTTCCCTCCGAGCTGGTGCCCGACATACTGACCTACAAGAACCAGCTCTACGTGGCCGAGATAGTGGGGTGA